A genomic segment from Geitlerinema sp. PCC 7407 encodes:
- a CDS encoding HAS-barrel domain-containing protein, whose translation MRLPRSQFAARDRHPNHFAEVIETSTTEFLAQCLEPEDLSFAVMPPFGSWVKSVDEESGNQVYAVVYHATTSPIDSVHRARALGLSLQDLREQQPQIFAMLKTEFRAAIVGFQAPPRSPSADDLGPVYQHLPPRPPQIHQAVYRCEPAEVVRFTERFDFLRTLLEVTQAPVDALVAAAIREVYQCRQADRPWLVQAGRSLGILLKDDYDRLQVILNQVHP comes from the coding sequence GTGCGCCTGCCCCGATCGCAATTTGCGGCGCGCGATCGCCATCCCAACCATTTCGCGGAGGTCATCGAGACGTCCACGACGGAGTTTTTGGCCCAGTGCCTGGAGCCCGAAGACCTCAGCTTCGCGGTGATGCCGCCCTTCGGTAGCTGGGTCAAGTCCGTTGACGAAGAGTCGGGCAACCAGGTCTACGCAGTGGTTTACCACGCGACCACCAGCCCCATCGACTCGGTGCACCGGGCTCGGGCCTTGGGCCTGTCTCTCCAGGATCTGCGAGAGCAGCAGCCCCAAATTTTTGCCATGCTCAAGACGGAGTTTCGGGCGGCGATCGTTGGTTTTCAGGCACCGCCGCGATCGCCCAGCGCCGACGATCTAGGCCCGGTCTATCAGCATCTGCCGCCCAGGCCGCCCCAGATTCACCAGGCGGTGTATCGCTGCGAACCGGCGGAGGTGGTGCGCTTTACGGAGCGCTTTGATTTTTTGCGGACGCTGCTCGAGGTGACCCAGGCACCGGTGGATGCCCTGGTGGCGGCGGCGATCCGGGAGGTGTATCAGTGTCGTCAGGCCGATCGCCCGTGGCTCGTGCAGGCGGGGCGCTCCCTCGGAATTTTGCTCAAGGACGACTACGATCGCCTCCAGGTCATTTTGAATCAGGTTCATCCCTAG
- a CDS encoding NAD(P)H dehydrogenase subunit NdhS, which translates to MILPGSAVRVVNASDTYYGFQGQVQRVSDGKAAVLFEGGNWDKLVTFRLSELEVVTAGRKGK; encoded by the coding sequence ATGATTTTGCCCGGTTCTGCGGTTCGCGTTGTCAACGCCAGCGATACCTACTACGGCTTCCAGGGACAGGTGCAGCGAGTCAGCGACGGAAAAGCGGCGGTGCTGTTTGAGGGAGGGAACTGGGACAAGCTCGTGACCTTCCGGCTGTCGGAGCTTGAGGTGGTGACGGCGGGTCGCAAAGGGAAATAG
- a CDS encoding alpha/beta hydrolase — protein sequence MGSIQILRDFPSPPEQLQRTIRIFTPDAYDQQPDQRFPVLYLFDGQNVFSHPESAVYDTWCANTTLERLVAEGSIRPWIIVAIDHLPNRLEEYSPWIGGRGPQCAEFVVHHLKPYIDQHFRTLPEAPWTGILGASMGGLMALYLGRRFPEIFGRIGGLSPALMWGGGQMFQFWDRHTRHWSKIALHVGSQEQYSFYGVWLDYVPITQDFYRHLRGLGYGDHEVRFSLAEGDIHHETAWQRRLPEILRWLLVDPEGL from the coding sequence ATGGGCTCTATCCAAATCCTGCGAGACTTTCCTTCGCCCCCGGAGCAGCTTCAGCGCACGATTCGCATCTTCACCCCAGATGCCTACGATCAGCAGCCCGATCAGCGCTTCCCGGTGCTGTACCTGTTCGATGGCCAAAACGTGTTTTCCCATCCCGAATCGGCGGTCTACGACACCTGGTGCGCCAATACCACCCTCGAAAGGCTGGTTGCCGAGGGCAGTATCCGACCGTGGATCATCGTGGCCATCGACCATTTGCCCAATCGCCTCGAAGAATATTCGCCTTGGATTGGCGGTCGGGGTCCCCAGTGCGCAGAGTTTGTCGTCCACCATCTCAAGCCCTACATTGACCAGCACTTTCGCACCCTGCCTGAGGCCCCCTGGACCGGGATTCTGGGGGCCAGCATGGGCGGCTTGATGGCTCTCTACCTGGGGCGTCGCTTCCCAGAAATATTTGGGCGGATTGGCGGCCTGTCCCCGGCGCTCATGTGGGGCGGCGGCCAAATGTTTCAGTTCTGGGACCGCCACACCCGGCACTGGTCCAAAATTGCTCTGCACGTGGGCAGCCAGGAGCAGTATTCCTTCTATGGGGTTTGGCTGGACTACGTGCCCATCACCCAGGATTTTTATCGTCATCTCCGGGGTTTGGGCTATGGCGACCATGAGGTGCGCTTTAGCTTGGCGGAGGGTGACATCCATCACGAAACGGCTTGGCAGCGGCGATTGCCGGAGATTCTGCGCTGGCTGCTAGTCGATCCTGAGGGCCTTTGA
- a CDS encoding Tex family protein yields MLNIPQRLADELSLKPFQVAQALELFAEGATVPFIARYRKERTGEMDETQLRTLQERHAYLTELEARKASILEAIAAQGKLTDELQAKISGCLQKTELEDLYLPYRPKRRTRATVARERGLEPLAQAIAHHNQPQAPAIALDAAAAPYVNPDAGVTTPEEALQGAADILAEAVAENADHRAYLREFLLKNGLFSSKIKADFPEGSTKFEMYRNYQSPVKDIAPHNLLALLRGETEGVLTLEVTFDEEAVLHYLESQESRSKQRSLREFYRALLKDAFQRLMKTSLLNTLIAEKKAWADGESIQTFEANLRNLLLAAPAGMKPTLGLDPGFRTGCKMVALDETGKFLEYQAIFPHQGQGQRDRAAAELRRFIGQYRIELIAIGNGTAGRETDAFVAEVLQTLDRKPVKVMVNEAGASVYSASEVAIAEFPELDVTVRGAISIARRLQDPLAELVKIDPKSIGVGQYQHDVDQKLLKRKLDETVESCVNYVGVDLNTASKELLTFVSGISPAVANNIVAYRNQNGAFKHRRELLKVTKLGPKAFEQAAGFLRIRGGKNPLDNTAVHPESYGIVEAIAADLQLPLVEIPQAGDRLARLDVRRYVTDTVGEPTLRDILRELEKPGRDPRDQFTYATFQEGINDLADLQVGMTLEGVVTNVANFGAFVDIGVHQDGLVHVSQLADRFVKDPQEVVKVGQVVKVRVMEVNVPLKRISLSMRSPDGGAPKPRAARPGTDRDRPDTSGASLADLKAKFNRRK; encoded by the coding sequence ATGCTAAATATTCCGCAACGGCTCGCCGATGAGCTGTCCCTCAAGCCGTTTCAGGTGGCCCAGGCCCTAGAGCTGTTTGCTGAAGGCGCAACGGTCCCCTTCATCGCCCGCTACCGCAAAGAGCGCACCGGGGAGATGGATGAGACCCAGTTGCGCACGCTCCAGGAGCGCCACGCCTACCTGACGGAGCTCGAGGCCCGCAAGGCCAGCATCCTAGAGGCGATCGCCGCCCAGGGCAAGCTCACCGACGAGCTCCAGGCCAAAATCAGCGGCTGCCTGCAAAAAACCGAACTCGAAGACCTCTATCTCCCCTACCGCCCCAAGCGGCGCACCCGCGCCACTGTGGCCCGAGAGCGGGGCCTCGAACCCTTGGCCCAGGCGATCGCCCACCACAACCAGCCCCAGGCCCCGGCGATCGCCCTCGACGCCGCCGCCGCGCCCTACGTGAATCCTGACGCCGGTGTGACCACGCCCGAGGAGGCGCTCCAGGGCGCTGCTGACATCCTGGCGGAAGCCGTGGCCGAAAACGCCGATCATCGGGCCTATTTGCGCGAATTCTTGCTCAAAAACGGCCTTTTCAGCTCCAAAATCAAGGCCGACTTCCCCGAAGGCTCCACCAAGTTCGAGATGTACCGGAACTACCAGAGCCCGGTCAAAGACATCGCGCCCCACAACCTGCTGGCCCTGCTGCGCGGGGAGACCGAGGGCGTTTTGACCCTGGAGGTAACCTTTGACGAAGAGGCGGTGCTGCACTACCTAGAAAGCCAAGAGAGCCGCAGCAAGCAGCGATCGCTGCGGGAGTTTTATCGCGCCCTGCTCAAGGACGCCTTTCAGCGCTTGATGAAAACCTCCCTCCTCAACACCCTGATCGCCGAGAAGAAAGCCTGGGCGGACGGCGAGTCGATCCAGACCTTCGAGGCCAATCTGCGCAATCTGCTGCTGGCCGCCCCGGCGGGCATGAAGCCGACCCTGGGCCTGGACCCTGGTTTCCGGACCGGCTGCAAGATGGTAGCCCTAGACGAAACGGGCAAATTTCTGGAATATCAGGCGATTTTTCCCCACCAGGGCCAGGGACAGCGCGATCGCGCGGCCGCAGAGCTCCGGCGCTTCATCGGGCAGTACCGCATCGAGCTGATCGCCATCGGCAACGGCACCGCCGGTCGAGAGACGGACGCCTTCGTAGCAGAGGTGCTGCAAACCCTCGATCGCAAGCCCGTCAAGGTGATGGTGAATGAGGCCGGGGCGTCGGTGTACTCGGCCAGCGAGGTGGCGATCGCCGAATTTCCCGAGCTCGACGTCACGGTGCGGGGCGCCATCAGCATCGCTCGCCGCCTCCAGGACCCCCTGGCGGAGCTGGTGAAAATCGACCCCAAATCCATCGGCGTGGGCCAGTACCAGCACGACGTGGACCAAAAGCTGCTCAAGCGCAAGCTCGACGAAACGGTGGAAAGCTGCGTCAACTACGTGGGCGTGGACCTCAACACCGCCTCCAAAGAGCTGCTGACCTTCGTGTCGGGCATCTCCCCGGCGGTGGCGAACAACATCGTGGCCTACCGCAACCAAAATGGCGCTTTCAAGCACCGCCGAGAGCTGCTGAAGGTGACCAAGCTCGGCCCCAAGGCCTTTGAGCAGGCGGCGGGCTTTCTGCGGATTCGCGGCGGCAAAAATCCCCTGGACAATACCGCCGTCCACCCCGAGAGCTACGGCATCGTGGAGGCGATCGCCGCTGATTTGCAGCTGCCCCTGGTCGAGATTCCCCAGGCGGGCGATCGCCTCGCGCGGCTGGACGTGCGGCGCTACGTCACCGACACCGTGGGCGAGCCGACCCTGCGGGACATCCTGCGCGAGCTCGAAAAGCCCGGTCGCGACCCCCGAGACCAGTTCACCTACGCCACCTTCCAGGAAGGCATCAACGACTTGGCCGATCTCCAGGTCGGCATGACCCTAGAGGGCGTGGTGACCAACGTGGCGAATTTCGGGGCCTTCGTGGACATCGGCGTGCACCAGGACGGCCTGGTCCATGTGTCCCAGCTCGCCGATCGCTTCGTCAAGGACCCCCAAGAGGTGGTCAAGGTGGGCCAGGTGGTGAAGGTGCGGGTGATGGAGGTGAATGTGCCCCTCAAGCGCATTAGCCTGTCGATGCGATCGCCCGACGGCGGCGCTCCCAAGCCCCGAGCCGCCCGACCCGGCACCGATCGCGATCGCCCGGACACTAGCGGCGCCTCTCTGGCCGACCTCAAGGCCAAATTTAATCGGCGCAAATAG
- a CDS encoding pyridoxal phosphate-dependent aminotransferase produces MKLAARISQVTPSMTLAIAAKAKALKAEGVDVCSFSAGEPDFETPAHIKAAAKQALDEGKTRYGPAAGEPELREAIAHKLQTENLLCYSAENVLVTNGGKQSIYNLMQVLLDPGDEVIIPAPYWLSYPEMVRLAGGTPIIVETTLESGYKITPEQLRQAITPKTRLFVLNSPSNPTGMVYTPEEIRAIAQVIVEADLLVVSDEIYEKICYDGAEHLSIGAVGPEIYERTITSSGFAKAYSMTGWRIGYLAGPPEIIRATTTLQSHSTSNVCTFAQYGAIAALKGPQDCVEEMRQAFAQRRQVMLAGLNALEGVSCPEPKGAFYLFPDISKLGMGSLEFCNRLLEEQQVAAIPGMAFGTDANIRLSYATDLPTIEKGLERFERFVRSHL; encoded by the coding sequence ATCAAATTAGCCGCACGAATCAGTCAAGTAACGCCTTCGATGACGTTGGCGATCGCCGCCAAAGCCAAGGCCCTAAAAGCCGAGGGCGTGGATGTTTGCAGTTTCAGTGCCGGTGAACCGGATTTTGAGACTCCGGCTCATATCAAAGCAGCGGCCAAGCAGGCTCTCGACGAAGGCAAAACGCGCTACGGCCCAGCAGCAGGAGAACCGGAACTGCGCGAGGCGATCGCCCACAAGCTCCAGACCGAAAACCTGCTGTGCTACAGCGCCGAGAATGTCTTGGTCACCAACGGCGGCAAGCAGTCAATCTACAACCTGATGCAGGTGCTGCTCGATCCCGGCGACGAGGTGATCATCCCAGCGCCCTACTGGCTGAGCTACCCCGAGATGGTGCGCCTAGCGGGGGGCACGCCGATCATCGTCGAAACCACCCTCGAGAGCGGCTACAAAATCACTCCCGAGCAGCTGCGGCAGGCCATCACGCCCAAGACGCGGCTGTTTGTGCTAAATTCGCCCTCCAATCCCACGGGCATGGTCTACACGCCGGAGGAAATCCGGGCGATCGCCCAGGTGATCGTGGAGGCAGACCTGCTGGTAGTGTCCGATGAAATCTACGAAAAAATCTGCTACGACGGGGCCGAGCACCTGAGCATTGGCGCGGTGGGACCCGAGATCTACGAGCGCACGATCACCAGCAGCGGCTTTGCCAAGGCCTACTCCATGACCGGATGGCGCATTGGCTACCTGGCCGGCCCGCCAGAAATCATTCGGGCAACCACCACCCTCCAGAGCCACAGCACCTCGAACGTGTGCACCTTCGCCCAGTACGGGGCGATCGCCGCCCTCAAAGGCCCCCAGGACTGCGTCGAGGAGATGCGCCAAGCCTTCGCCCAGCGCCGCCAAGTCATGCTGGCCGGCCTCAACGCCCTCGAGGGCGTGAGCTGCCCGGAGCCCAAGGGGGCGTTTTATCTGTTTCCCGATATCAGCAAGCTGGGCATGGGCTCGCTGGAGTTTTGCAATCGCCTGCTAGAAGAGCAGCAGGTGGCGGCGATTCCCGGCATGGCCTTCGGCACAGACGCCAATATTCGCCTGTCCTACGCGACGGATTTGCCCACCATTGAGAAAGGCCTTGAACGTTTTGAGCGCTTCGTGCGATCGCACCTGTAG
- the ggt gene encoding gamma-glutamyltransferase: MGRQPLGGAIAAGHPLTAEAGLEMLRQGGNAFDAAAAAVLTSWVVESPLTSPAGGGFLLAYTADRQAQLFDFFTQTPRQRRSPPLDFYPVGVNFGGAVQEFHIGLASMAVPGALKGIHAVHQRLGRLPFAAVAEPAIHYAEGGVALNDFQAYCLQILAPILTASTEGRAIYAPQGSLAQAGDVLHFRDLAETLRGWANHGIEGLYQGEMAHQLAADCRQGGGHLSLEDLTRYQVQARSPLQIRYRGHTLLTNPPPSSGGALIAFALALLETQDLGAMGFGSDRHLATLATAMALTNAARKDGYDDHIHSADIAQRFLGLDHVQPYQAELTNAVNRWGSTTHISVLDAEGNAASVTTSNGEGSGYLIPGTGIMVNNMLGEEDLNPAGFHRWAENVRMSSMMAPTLVLREGRPEVVLGSGGSNRIRTAILQVISNILDFGMAAPAAVSSPRIHWEQGRLSLEPGFDPGAVERLARYRPAIAQEQTQWQAPSMFFGGVHTVMAQAGDRFAGAGDERRSGVFLADSFS, translated from the coding sequence ATGGGCCGACAGCCCCTGGGAGGGGCGATCGCGGCGGGCCATCCCCTCACGGCCGAAGCAGGCCTCGAAATGCTGCGTCAGGGCGGCAATGCCTTTGATGCGGCGGCGGCGGCCGTGCTGACTTCCTGGGTGGTGGAGTCCCCCCTGACTTCGCCCGCGGGCGGCGGCTTTTTGCTGGCCTACACAGCCGATCGGCAGGCCCAGCTGTTTGACTTCTTTACCCAGACGCCCCGCCAGCGGCGATCGCCCCCTCTGGACTTCTATCCGGTGGGGGTAAATTTTGGGGGCGCGGTCCAGGAATTCCACATTGGTTTAGCTTCGATGGCGGTGCCCGGCGCCCTCAAAGGGATTCACGCGGTGCATCAGCGGCTGGGACGCCTGCCCTTTGCAGCGGTGGCTGAGCCGGCCATTCACTACGCCGAGGGGGGCGTGGCCCTGAATGATTTCCAGGCCTACTGCCTCCAGATTTTGGCGCCCATTTTGACAGCGTCAACCGAGGGGCGGGCCATCTACGCGCCCCAGGGCAGCTTGGCCCAGGCCGGGGACGTGCTGCACTTCCGTGACTTAGCCGAGACCCTGCGGGGCTGGGCAAACCACGGGATCGAGGGGCTGTATCAAGGGGAAATGGCCCATCAGCTGGCAGCGGACTGTCGCCAGGGCGGCGGCCACCTGAGCCTGGAGGACCTGACGCGCTACCAAGTTCAGGCGCGATCGCCCCTCCAGATTCGCTATCGGGGCCATACGCTGTTGACCAACCCGCCCCCCAGCTCCGGCGGCGCGCTGATTGCCTTTGCCTTGGCGCTGCTGGAAACCCAGGATCTCGGCGCGATGGGCTTTGGCAGCGATCGCCACCTGGCCACCCTGGCCACGGCCATGGCCCTGACCAACGCCGCCCGCAAGGACGGCTACGACGACCACATCCACAGCGCGGACATTGCCCAGCGATTTCTCGGGCTAGACCACGTGCAGCCTTACCAAGCCGAGTTGACCAACGCCGTGAACCGGTGGGGCAGCACCACCCACATCAGCGTCCTCGACGCCGAAGGCAACGCCGCCAGCGTCACCACCTCCAACGGCGAAGGCTCGGGCTACCTGATTCCTGGCACCGGCATCATGGTCAACAACATGCTGGGCGAAGAAGACCTCAATCCCGCTGGGTTCCACCGCTGGGCCGAAAATGTGCGCATGTCGTCCATGATGGCGCCCACCCTGGTGCTGCGGGAGGGCCGCCCCGAAGTCGTGCTGGGCTCCGGCGGCTCCAACCGCATCCGCACGGCGATCTTGCAGGTGATTTCCAACATTTTGGACTTTGGCATGGCGGCCCCGGCGGCGGTGAGCAGTCCCCGCATCCACTGGGAGCAGGGGCGCCTCAGCCTTGAGCCCGGGTTTGACCCCGGGGCGGTGGAGCGCCTAGCCCGCTACAGACCGGCGATCGCCCAGGAGCAGACCCAGTGGCAAGCGCCCAGCATGTTCTTTGGCGGGGTCCATACGGTGATGGCCCAAGCGGGCGATCGCTTTGCGGGGGCGGGCGATGAGCGGCGCAGCGGCGTCTTCCTCGCAGATTCGTTTAGCTAG
- a CDS encoding RNA-guided endonuclease TnpB family protein: protein MEKAFSYRFYPTFEQENLLRRTLGCVRLVYNRALAERTEAWYERQERIGYAETSSKLTEWKKQEDLQFLNEVSSVPLQQGLRHLQTAFTNFFAGRTNYPNFKKKRNGGSAEFTKSAFKWKQGQVFLAKSPEPLNIRWSRRIPEGAEPSTVTVRLNPSGQWYISLRFDDPRNLTLEASNQSIGVDAGITSLVALSDGEKVANPKHFDRHYRRLRRAQKSLSRKQKGSRNRDKARLKVSRIHQQISNSREDHLHKLTTRLIRENQTIAVETLAVKNMVKNPKLSRAISDAGWGELIRQLEYTALWYGRELVKIDRWFPSSKRCGSCGHVVERLPLSIREWDCPKCGSHHDRDVNAAKNILAVGHTVSVCGATVRPEGSKSRKAGARKQKPKS from the coding sequence ATGGAAAAAGCCTTCAGCTACCGGTTCTATCCCACCTTCGAGCAAGAAAATCTCTTGCGTCGGACACTGGGCTGTGTTCGGCTAGTTTACAACCGAGCCCTGGCAGAACGGACTGAAGCTTGGTATGAGCGACAAGAGAGAATCGGCTATGCCGAGACCTCTTCGAAGCTGACGGAGTGGAAAAAGCAAGAAGACCTCCAGTTTCTCAATGAAGTAAGCAGCGTTCCTCTTCAGCAGGGACTGAGACATCTGCAAACGGCTTTCACTAACTTCTTTGCCGGTCGGACAAACTATCCGAACTTCAAGAAGAAGCGCAATGGTGGCAGTGCAGAGTTCACAAAGTCTGCTTTCAAATGGAAACAGGGTCAGGTGTTTCTGGCTAAAAGCCCAGAACCATTGAACATTCGATGGTCCAGGCGGATTCCCGAGGGGGCTGAGCCCTCCACGGTGACTGTACGACTGAACCCGTCTGGTCAGTGGTACATCAGCCTCCGCTTTGACGATCCTCGGAATCTCACACTGGAGGCTTCTAACCAGTCGATTGGGGTGGACGCTGGGATTACCAGCTTGGTCGCCCTGAGTGACGGGGAAAAGGTCGCCAATCCCAAGCACTTTGACCGGCATTACCGACGACTTCGCAGAGCCCAAAAGTCCCTGAGTCGCAAGCAAAAGGGCTCTCGCAATCGAGACAAAGCTCGACTCAAGGTATCGCGGATTCACCAGCAGATTTCTAATTCCCGAGAAGACCATCTTCACAAGCTGACGACTCGACTGATTCGTGAAAACCAAACGATCGCGGTCGAGACGCTGGCGGTGAAGAACATGGTCAAGAACCCCAAGCTCTCCCGCGCCATTAGCGATGCGGGTTGGGGTGAGCTGATTCGCCAACTGGAGTACACGGCCCTGTGGTATGGGCGAGAGTTGGTGAAGATCGATCGCTGGTTTCCCAGCTCTAAGCGCTGCGGGAGCTGCGGCCATGTCGTAGAGCGATTGCCGCTGAGCATTCGAGAGTGGGATTGTCCGAAGTGTGGCAGTCACCATGATCGGGATGTGAACGCAGCAAAAAACATCTTGGCGGTGGGACACACCGTGTCAGTCTGTGGAGCGACTGTAAGACCAGAAGGGAGCAAGTCCCGGAAGGCGGGTGCTAGGAAGCAGAAACCCAAGTCGTGA
- a CDS encoding sulfurtransferase → MQTLWMEGAGVDSPVVSVAWLAEHLNDPQVAIADCRFSLMQPELGRQQYEAGHIPGAHYFDLNQDLSSPVQRHGGRHPLPDPEAIAAKLSACGITSEGPSPTLIVAYDDSRFAFAARFWWLLRYLGHAQVVVLDGGFQAWQDAGYPVSTERPSAQPGVFVPRPRAEMLVSKQEVEARKDQPGVVLVDSREGDRYRGEREPIDPIAGHIPGAVNYPWQAVSDAQGCVLPVEEQRRRWAEVQPAQEIQVYCGSGVTACVNLLSLELAGLTGKLYAGSWSDWCSYLVLDAAAEE, encoded by the coding sequence ATGCAAACCCTGTGGATGGAGGGCGCTGGCGTGGATTCTCCGGTGGTTTCGGTGGCGTGGTTGGCAGAGCATTTGAATGATCCGCAGGTGGCGATCGCCGATTGCCGCTTTTCGCTAATGCAGCCAGAGCTGGGGCGCCAGCAGTATGAGGCGGGCCATATCCCGGGGGCGCACTATTTTGATCTCAATCAAGATTTGTCATCGCCGGTCCAGCGCCACGGCGGTCGGCACCCCTTGCCCGATCCAGAGGCGATCGCCGCCAAGCTCTCGGCCTGCGGCATCACCTCCGAAGGCCCTAGCCCCACGCTGATCGTGGCCTACGATGATTCTCGCTTTGCCTTTGCGGCGCGCTTTTGGTGGCTGCTGCGCTACCTGGGCCACGCTCAAGTGGTCGTTCTCGATGGCGGCTTTCAGGCCTGGCAGGATGCTGGATACCCTGTCTCTACGGAGCGCCCCTCAGCTCAGCCAGGCGTCTTTGTGCCGCGACCCCGGGCCGAGATGCTGGTATCCAAGCAAGAAGTAGAGGCGCGCAAGGATCAGCCGGGGGTGGTGCTGGTGGACTCGCGGGAGGGCGATCGCTACCGAGGCGAGCGGGAGCCCATTGATCCGATCGCGGGCCATATCCCGGGGGCCGTCAACTACCCCTGGCAAGCGGTCTCCGACGCCCAAGGCTGTGTGCTGCCGGTCGAGGAGCAGCGCCGCCGCTGGGCTGAGGTGCAACCCGCCCAAGAAATTCAGGTTTATTGCGGCTCTGGCGTCACGGCCTGCGTCAACTTGCTGTCTCTGGAGCTGGCAGGCCTGACGGGCAAACTGTACGCCGGGAGCTGGAGTGACTGGTGCTCCTACCTGGTTCTAGACGCGGCGGCTGAAGAATAG
- a CDS encoding M23 family metallopeptidase: MTVAPSSTPFAAQRPWLGTLLGAAVGLTATLPAQALEVQIKPEQPELGDTISVLIQTDQVSDPPSVTVNDKTYPVFEIAPQRYRAFLPTTPLDAPGARTVRISGEGETRNLAVWVKNRSFPTQSIWLPPGKDDLEGTDREFDLVDAFKATVSPQKFWNGPFTRPNQGEVTTVFGVRRYYNGDFAEDYYHRGVDYGGAQGSPVVAPAAGRVALVGREADGFEIHGNTVGIDHGQGVLSILIHLSRIDVKEGDMVRAGQVVGAVGSTGASTGPHLHWGLYVNGQAVDPAPWRYESLQ, translated from the coding sequence ATGACTGTCGCTCCTTCCTCCACACCCTTCGCGGCTCAGCGCCCTTGGCTCGGCACCCTGCTGGGCGCTGCCGTCGGCCTGACCGCCACCCTGCCCGCCCAGGCCCTCGAAGTCCAGATCAAGCCCGAACAGCCCGAACTCGGAGACACCATCTCCGTGCTGATCCAAACCGATCAAGTCAGCGACCCCCCCAGCGTCACCGTCAACGACAAGACCTACCCCGTTTTTGAAATCGCGCCCCAGCGCTACCGGGCCTTTTTGCCCACCACCCCCCTAGACGCCCCGGGCGCCCGCACCGTTCGCATCAGTGGCGAAGGCGAAACGCGCAATCTGGCGGTGTGGGTCAAAAACCGCAGCTTCCCCACCCAGAGCATCTGGCTGCCCCCCGGCAAAGACGACCTGGAAGGAACCGATCGCGAATTTGACCTTGTAGACGCCTTCAAGGCCACCGTCTCCCCCCAAAAATTCTGGAATGGCCCCTTCACGCGGCCCAACCAGGGCGAAGTGACCACCGTCTTTGGCGTGCGGCGCTACTACAACGGCGATTTTGCCGAAGACTACTACCACCGGGGCGTGGACTATGGCGGCGCTCAGGGGTCTCCCGTTGTGGCACCCGCTGCGGGTCGGGTCGCCCTCGTTGGCCGCGAAGCAGACGGCTTTGAAATTCATGGCAATACCGTTGGCATCGACCACGGTCAGGGGGTGCTCAGCATTCTTATCCACCTCAGCCGTATCGATGTCAAAGAAGGCGACATGGTCCGCGCTGGTCAAGTCGTCGGAGCGGTCGGGTCCACGGGCGCATCGACCGGCCCGCACCTACACTGGGGCCTCTACGTCAATGGCCAAGCCGTTGATCCGGCTCCGTGGCGCTACGAAAGCCTGCAATAG